One window from the genome of Pseudomonas frederiksbergensis encodes:
- a CDS encoding phage infection protein, translating into MFNFSKLSSLAIALTLVGGATLSNIAAADSASSSYDQAAHQLAEGGSDRLIQNRVAEGGSDRLIQNRVAEGGSDRLIQNRVAEGGSDRLIQNRVAEGGSDRLIQNRVAEGGSDRLIQNRVAEGGSDRLIQNRVAEGGADRLQELRERSTV; encoded by the coding sequence ATGTTCAATTTCTCGAAACTCTCGTCCCTGGCAATCGCCCTCACCTTGGTTGGCGGCGCCACGCTGTCGAACATCGCCGCGGCCGACAGCGCATCGTCGTCTTATGACCAGGCTGCACATCAACTGGCTGAAGGTGGCTCCGATCGCCTGATCCAGAATCGCGTGGCTGAAGGCGGCTCCGATCGCTTGATCCAGAATCGCGTGGCTGAAGGCGGCTCCGATCGCCTGATCCAGAATCGTGTGGCTGAAGGCGGCTCCGATCGCCTGATCCAGAATCGCGTGGCTGAAGGCGGCTCCGATCGCCTGATCCAGAATCGTGTGGCTGAAGGCGGCTCCGATCGCTTGATCCAGAATCGCGTGGCTGAAGGCGGCTCCGATCGCCTGATCCAGAATCGCGTGGCTGAAGGCGGAGCTGATCGGTTACAGGAGCTGCGCGAACGCAGCACTGTGTGA
- a CDS encoding TRAP transporter small permease produces the protein MTKVVDLYFKLLKLLIVLCMVAMIVLVFGNVVLRYAFNSGISVSEELSRWFFVWMIFLGALVALKDRAHLGMNSLVKRLPPAGKRACLVIGHLLMLYICGLIVSGSWQQAVINLNVVAPASGLSMALFYAAGLVFGVSATAILLYELYLALFGKLRDDDPLLVEQSDAASFNPDTLKSTRP, from the coding sequence ATGACAAAAGTCGTCGATCTGTATTTCAAGCTGCTCAAGCTGCTGATCGTGCTGTGCATGGTCGCGATGATCGTGCTGGTGTTCGGCAATGTGGTGCTGCGCTATGCCTTCAACTCGGGCATCAGCGTGTCGGAGGAGCTGTCGCGCTGGTTCTTCGTCTGGATGATCTTTCTCGGTGCACTGGTGGCACTCAAGGACCGCGCGCACCTGGGCATGAACAGCCTGGTCAAGCGCTTGCCGCCAGCAGGCAAGCGTGCCTGCCTGGTCATCGGGCATTTGCTGATGCTCTACATTTGCGGATTGATTGTCAGCGGCAGTTGGCAGCAGGCGGTGATCAACCTGAATGTGGTCGCGCCGGCGTCCGGCCTGTCGATGGCGTTGTTCTACGCCGCGGGGCTGGTGTTCGGAGTCAGCGCAACGGCCATCCTGCTGTACGAATTGTACCTGGCGTTGTTCGGCAAGCTGCGCGATGACGATCCTTTGTTGGTCGAGCAAAGCGACGCCGCCAGCTTCAACCCTGACACCCTCAAGAGTACGCGCCCATGA
- a CDS encoding TRAP transporter large permease subunit produces the protein MTLAIFLGSLMGSMALGIPIAFALLVVSVALMVYLDLFDAQIIAQNLLNGADSFPLMAVPFFMLAGEVMNVGGLSKRIVNIAMALVGHKRGGLGYVAIIASCLLASLSGSAVADAAALAALLVPMMVLAGHNRGRSAGLIAAGSTIAPVIPPSIGFIVFGVASGVSISKLFLAGIVPGVMLGVGLAIAWWLISRRENVATAPKRSRAEVMRTLLDGSWAMGLPLIIILGLKFGIFTPTEAAVVAAVYSLFVSLVIYREMKISQLYEVILSSARTTSVVMLLVAAAMVSSWLVTIADLPGQLADLLAPFMDNQTLLLLVMMALIILVGTVMDMTPTILILTPVLMPAVIQAGIDPVYFGVLFLINTAIGLITPPVGTVLNVVCGVAKLDFEEIVRGVWPFMIAQFVVLLLLVLFPQLVMGPLKFFTG, from the coding sequence ATGACGCTGGCTATTTTCCTCGGCTCGCTGATGGGCAGCATGGCGCTGGGCATCCCGATTGCCTTTGCCTTGCTGGTGGTCAGCGTGGCGTTGATGGTCTACCTGGACCTGTTCGACGCACAGATCATCGCGCAAAACCTGCTTAATGGCGCCGACAGCTTTCCGCTGATGGCCGTGCCGTTCTTCATGCTGGCCGGCGAGGTCATGAACGTCGGTGGCCTGTCCAAGCGCATCGTCAACATTGCCATGGCGCTGGTGGGACACAAGCGCGGCGGCCTGGGTTACGTCGCGATCATCGCCTCGTGCCTGCTGGCGTCGTTGTCCGGTTCGGCCGTGGCCGATGCGGCGGCTTTGGCGGCGTTGCTCGTGCCGATGATGGTACTGGCCGGACACAACCGCGGGCGCTCGGCCGGGCTGATCGCCGCCGGCAGCACCATTGCACCAGTGATTCCGCCCAGCATCGGCTTCATCGTCTTCGGCGTGGCCTCCGGTGTGTCGATTTCCAAGCTGTTCCTGGCCGGTATCGTGCCTGGGGTGATGCTGGGTGTCGGGCTGGCCATCGCCTGGTGGCTGATCTCCCGGCGCGAGAACGTGGCGACGGCGCCCAAGCGTTCCCGTGCCGAAGTCATGCGCACACTGCTCGACGGCAGCTGGGCGATGGGCCTGCCCTTGATCATCATCCTGGGCCTGAAGTTTGGCATCTTCACCCCGACGGAAGCGGCGGTGGTCGCGGCGGTCTATTCGCTGTTCGTGTCCCTGGTGATCTACCGGGAAATGAAGATCAGTCAGTTGTACGAAGTGATCCTGTCCTCGGCCAGGACCACCTCGGTGGTGATGCTGCTGGTGGCGGCGGCCATGGTTTCATCGTGGCTGGTGACGATCGCCGACCTGCCGGGCCAACTGGCGGACCTGCTGGCGCCGTTCATGGATAACCAGACCCTCCTGTTGCTGGTGATGATGGCGTTGATCATCCTGGTGGGCACGGTCATGGACATGACCCCGACCATTCTCATCCTCACCCCGGTGCTGATGCCGGCCGTCATCCAGGCCGGTATCGATCCCGTGTACTTCGGCGTGTTGTTCCTGATCAACACGGCCATCGGCCTGATCACGCCCCCGGTGGGCACGGTGCTCAACGTCGTGTGCGGAGTGGCAAAGCTGGACTTCGAGGAAATCGTCCGCGGGGTCTGGCCGTTCATGATTGCGCAGTTTGTGGTGCTGTTGCTGTTGGTCCTGTTTCCGCAACTGGTCATGGGACCGTTGAAATTCTTCACCGGATGA
- a CDS encoding BCCT family transporter gives MGKDPVDDLSGKSQAPGTEGIPAPSGEANLIETDYVIGQDNFRGEFSFSLDIHGKVFLISAATVLLFVIVTLALQNEVEPLFSAMRGWLTRNLAWFFMSAGNVFVLLCLALIVSPLGKVRLGGRDATPDHTYLGWFSMLFAAGMGIGLMFYGVAEPMSHYAAAMGGVTLDPSGVRTDWAPLDGAAGDMKGAADLAMAATIFHWGLHPWAIYAIVALSLALFSFNKGLPLSIRSIFYPLLGERVWGWPGHIIDILAVFATLFGLATSLGIGAEQAAAGIEHLFGIPSSNVSKVVLIIGITLIALWSVLAGLEKGVKLLSEINMGLALLLLLFIIVVGPTLAILTGFFENVVTYVEYLPALSNPFGRTDAEFTQGWTAFYWAWWISWSPFVGMFIARVSRGRTVREFLISVLLVPSLVSVLWMTTFGGTAIDQATLQGLSGVKDAVLELKLFAMLEALPLKEISSLLGIVLVIVFFITSSDSGSLVIDTITAGGKVDAPVPQRVFWAVIEGVIAIALLLGGGLIALQAMAVSTGLPFAIVLLLGCISLVKGLMSEPRS, from the coding sequence GTGGGTAAAGATCCTGTAGACGATCTATCAGGAAAATCCCAGGCGCCCGGTACGGAGGGGATACCAGCCCCCAGCGGCGAGGCAAATCTCATCGAAACAGACTATGTCATCGGACAGGACAATTTCCGCGGGGAGTTTTCTTTCTCCCTGGATATCCATGGCAAAGTCTTTCTGATCTCCGCCGCCACCGTTCTGTTGTTCGTCATCGTGACGCTGGCTCTCCAAAATGAAGTCGAGCCGCTTTTCAGCGCTATGCGCGGTTGGTTGACCCGAAACCTGGCCTGGTTCTTCATGAGCGCAGGCAATGTTTTCGTGTTGTTGTGCCTGGCGTTGATTGTTTCACCGCTGGGAAAGGTGCGATTGGGCGGCCGCGACGCCACGCCGGATCATACCTATCTGGGTTGGTTCTCCATGTTGTTCGCTGCCGGGATGGGGATCGGGCTCATGTTCTACGGCGTGGCAGAGCCCATGTCGCATTACGCCGCTGCGATGGGGGGCGTGACGCTCGATCCTAGCGGGGTACGCACGGACTGGGCCCCCCTCGATGGCGCAGCGGGCGACATGAAAGGCGCTGCGGACCTGGCGATGGCTGCGACGATTTTTCACTGGGGACTGCATCCCTGGGCTATCTACGCGATCGTAGCGTTATCCTTGGCGCTGTTCTCGTTCAACAAAGGGTTGCCGCTGTCGATTCGCTCGATTTTCTATCCGTTGCTGGGGGAGCGTGTCTGGGGGTGGCCAGGGCACATCATCGACATCCTGGCGGTGTTCGCCACCCTGTTCGGGCTTGCGACCTCGCTGGGTATCGGTGCCGAGCAGGCTGCGGCGGGGATTGAACATCTGTTCGGCATCCCATCCTCCAACGTCAGCAAGGTGGTACTGATCATCGGTATCACGCTGATTGCCCTGTGGTCGGTACTGGCCGGGCTGGAGAAGGGCGTCAAGCTGCTCTCCGAAATCAACATGGGCCTGGCGCTCCTGTTGCTGCTCTTCATCATTGTCGTCGGTCCCACCCTGGCCATTCTTACCGGCTTCTTCGAGAACGTGGTGACGTACGTTGAATACCTGCCTGCATTGTCCAACCCTTTCGGTCGTACCGACGCCGAGTTCACCCAGGGCTGGACGGCGTTCTACTGGGCCTGGTGGATCAGCTGGTCGCCATTTGTAGGCATGTTCATTGCGCGGGTCAGCCGTGGCCGGACTGTCCGCGAGTTCCTGATTTCTGTCCTGTTGGTGCCCTCGCTGGTGTCGGTGCTCTGGATGACCACCTTTGGCGGGACGGCCATCGACCAGGCCACCTTGCAAGGATTGAGCGGGGTCAAGGATGCGGTGCTGGAACTCAAGCTGTTCGCGATGCTGGAAGCGCTGCCCCTCAAGGAAATCTCATCGTTGCTGGGCATCGTGCTGGTGATCGTCTTCTTCATCACTTCGTCGGACTCCGGATCGCTGGTGATCGATACCATCACTGCCGGCGGCAAGGTCGATGCGCCCGTTCCTCAACGGGTTTTCTGGGCAGTCATCGAGGGTGTGATCGCCATCGCGCTGTTGTTGGGCGGTGGGCTGATCGCCTTGCAGGCCATGGCGGTTTCTACCGGGCTGCCCTTTGCCATTGTGCTGCTGCTGGGCTGCATTTCCCTGGTGAAGGGACTGATGTCGGAACCGCGATCCTGA
- a CDS encoding LacI family DNA-binding transcriptional regulator, producing MNSFSAAQRSRVTMLDVAERAGVSKASVSRFIGEDRALLSEAIARRIEQAISELGYRPNQMARGLKRGRTRLIGMLVADIRNPYSIAVMHGVETACRRHGYSLVVCNTDRDDEQERQHLALLRAYNIEGLIVNTLGHHRDELFELRSEMPMVLVDRKVDRLETDLVGLDNPAAIEMALDHLEQRGYRDLLLVTEPFDGTSSRIERVESFKAGIERRPALAGAVVETCEQLLPRIKTFLAQPDRGPKALFCANGIAALAATRVLRDLGCHLFNDIGLIALDDLDWYPLVGSGITALAQPTAEIGASAFECLLKRLRGDNGPVQTLDFAARLIERGSTHGRAR from the coding sequence GTGAATTCTTTCTCCGCCGCCCAGCGCAGCCGCGTGACCATGCTCGATGTCGCCGAACGCGCCGGGGTCTCCAAGGCCAGTGTCTCGCGCTTCATCGGCGAAGACCGTGCCCTGCTCTCCGAGGCTATCGCTCGGCGTATCGAGCAGGCGATCAGCGAGCTGGGCTACCGTCCAAACCAGATGGCCCGTGGCCTCAAGCGCGGGCGCACGCGCCTGATCGGCATGCTGGTGGCCGATATCCGCAACCCTTATTCGATTGCCGTGATGCATGGCGTGGAAACCGCCTGCCGTCGCCATGGCTACAGCCTGGTGGTCTGCAACACCGATCGCGACGATGAGCAGGAACGCCAGCACCTGGCGCTGCTGCGTGCCTACAACATCGAAGGGCTGATCGTGAACACGCTGGGGCATCACCGCGACGAACTGTTCGAGCTGCGCAGCGAGATGCCGATGGTGCTGGTGGATCGCAAGGTCGATCGGCTCGAAACCGACTTGGTCGGATTGGACAATCCGGCGGCCATCGAAATGGCCCTCGATCACCTCGAACAGCGTGGCTACCGCGATTTGCTGCTGGTGACCGAGCCATTCGATGGCACCAGTTCGCGGATCGAGCGGGTCGAAAGTTTCAAGGCCGGCATCGAGCGACGCCCTGCCCTGGCCGGCGCCGTGGTGGAAACTTGCGAGCAACTGCTCCCGCGCATCAAGACCTTTCTCGCCCAGCCGGACCGTGGTCCCAAGGCGCTGTTCTGTGCCAACGGCATCGCCGCCCTGGCGGCGACCCGCGTACTCCGCGATTTGGGTTGTCACTTGTTCAATGACATCGGCCTGATCGCCCTCGACGACCTGGACTGGTACCCCTTGGTGGGCAGCGGCATCACTGCCCTCGCCCAGCCCACCGCCGAAATCGGCGCCAGCGCCTTCGAATGCCTGCTCAAGCGCCTGCGGGGAGACAACGGGCCGGTGCAGACCCTGGATTTTGCCGCGCGTTTGATCGAGCGTGGGTCGACGCATGGGAGGGCGCGGTGA
- a CDS encoding TRAP transporter substrate-binding protein — translation MGKLMKTLLAGACATGLLLTGVASHADEIRERTLRFAFQNVKEHPQGQGAQKFADLLSEKSGGKIKVRLFPGGTLGGDVQTVSALQGGTLDITVLNSGILAAQAPDYAMLDFPFLFNNVEEAHAVIDGPVGQKLAAQLDSKGLVGLGYWDLGFRHLTNSKHPVTKLEDLQGLKLRVIQSPIYLETFTALGANPVPMAFPEVYTGLEQHTIDGQENPFTVIEGNKFYEVQKYLSVTGHIFNPQSLIISQKTWNRLNDDEKVMIRAAAAEAQAFQREVTATSMDKAKATLAGAMTINEITPAEKDRFRERVQPVIDKFAKSLDGELVRMMYDEISKVRAQ, via the coding sequence ATGGGAAAACTGATGAAAACCTTGCTGGCCGGGGCGTGCGCGACGGGATTGCTGCTGACCGGCGTAGCCAGCCACGCGGATGAGATACGCGAGCGAACCTTGCGATTCGCATTCCAGAACGTCAAGGAACATCCCCAGGGCCAGGGCGCGCAGAAGTTCGCCGACCTGCTCAGCGAAAAGAGCGGCGGCAAGATCAAGGTCCGCCTGTTCCCCGGCGGAACCCTGGGCGGCGACGTGCAAACGGTGTCGGCATTGCAGGGCGGGACCTTGGACATCACCGTGCTCAACTCCGGCATCCTGGCCGCCCAGGCACCGGATTACGCCATGCTCGATTTCCCTTTCCTGTTCAACAACGTCGAGGAAGCGCACGCGGTCATCGATGGCCCGGTCGGGCAGAAACTGGCGGCGCAACTGGACAGCAAGGGGTTGGTAGGGCTGGGCTATTGGGACCTGGGGTTCCGTCACCTGACCAACAGCAAGCACCCGGTGACCAAGCTCGAAGACCTGCAGGGCTTGAAACTGCGCGTCATCCAATCGCCGATCTACCTGGAAACCTTCACTGCCCTGGGCGCCAACCCAGTGCCGATGGCGTTCCCCGAGGTCTACACAGGCCTTGAGCAGCACACCATCGACGGCCAGGAAAATCCTTTCACGGTGATTGAAGGCAACAAGTTCTACGAGGTACAGAAGTATCTTTCCGTCACCGGCCACATCTTCAATCCGCAGTCGTTGATCATCAGCCAGAAAACCTGGAACCGTCTCAACGATGATGAAAAGGTGATGATCCGCGCCGCCGCAGCCGAGGCGCAGGCGTTCCAGCGCGAAGTCACCGCGACAAGCATGGACAAGGCCAAGGCCACGCTGGCCGGTGCGATGACCATCAACGAAATCACCCCGGCCGAGAAAGACCGCTTTCGCGAGCGCGTGCAGCCGGTGATCGACAAGTTTGCCAAATCGTTGGATGGGGAACTGGTGAGGATGATGTACGACGAAATCAGCAAGGTGCGTGCACAGTGA
- a CDS encoding NAD-glutamate dehydrogenase — translation MAFFTAASKADFQHQLQAALAQHISEQALPQVALFAEQFFGIISLDELTQRRLSDLAGCTLSAWRLLERFDHAQPQVRVYNPDYERHGWQSTHTAVEVLHHDLPFLVDSVRTELNRRGYSIHTLQTTVLSVRRGSKGELLEILPKGTQGDDVLQESLMYLEIDRCANAAELNVLSKELEQVLGEVRVAVADFEPMKAKVQEILASLDNSAYATDADEKAEIKSFLEWLVGNHFTFLGYEEFVVRDEADGGHIEYDSESFLGLTKLLRAGLTAEDLRIEDYAVNYLREPTVLSFAKAAHPSRVHRPAYPDYVSIRQIDADGKVIKECRFMGLYTSSVYGESVRVIPYIRRKVAEIERRSGFQAKAHLGKELAQVVEVLPRDDLFQTPVDELFSTVMSIVQIQERNKIRVFLRKDPYGRFCYCLAYVPRDIYSTEVRQKIQQVLMERLKASDCEFWTFFSESVLARVQLILRVDPKNRIDIDPLLLEKEVVQACRSWKDDYASLVIESFGEAQGTNVLSDFPKGFPAGYRERFAAHSAVVDMQHLLSLNEKNPLVMSFYQPLGQVSGQRELHCKLYHADTPLALSDVLPILENLGLRVLGEFPYRLRHTNGREFWIHDFAFTAAEGLDLDIQQLNDTLQDAFVHIVRGDAENDAFNRLVLTAGLPWRDVALLRAYARYLKQIRLGFDLGYIASTLNNHTDIARELTRLFKTRFYLARKLTGDDLEDKQLRLEQAILSALDDVQVLNEDRILRRYLDLIKATLRTNFYQTDANGQNKSYFSFKFNPHLIPELPKPVPKFEIFVYSPRVEGVHLRFGNVARGGLRWSDREEDYRTEVLGLVKAQQVKNSVIVPVGAKGGFLPRRLPLGGSRDEIAAEGIACYRIFISGLLDITDNLKDGALVPPANVVRHDDDDPYLVVAADKGTATFSDIANGIAIDYGFWLGDAFASGGSAGYDHKKMGITAKGAWVGVQRHFRERGINVQQDSITVVGVGDMAGDVFGNGLLMSDKLQLVAAFNHLHIFVDPNPEPASSFAERKRLFDLPRSAWTDYDASIMSEGGGIFSRSAKSIAISPQMKERFDIKADKLTPTELLNALLKAPVDLLWNGGIGTYVKASTESHADVGDKANDALRVNGNELRCKVVGEGGNLGMTQLGRVEFGLHGGATNTDFIDNAGGVDCSDHEVNIKILLNEVVQAGDMTDKQRNQLLASMTDEVGGLVLGNNYKQTQALSLAARRAFVRIAEYKRLMNDLEARGKLDRAIEFLPTEEQLAERVAAGHGLTRAELSVLISYSKIDLKESLLNSLVPDDDYLTRDMETAFPPTLVSKFSEAMRRHRLKREIVSTQIANDLVNHMGITFVQRLKESTGMSPANVAGAYVIVRDIFHLPHWFRQIEALDHQVSADVQLELMDELMRLGRRATRWFLRSRRNEQNAARDVAHFGPHLAALGLKLDELLEGPTREGWQTRYQAYVAAGVPELLARMVAGTSHLYTLLPIIEAADVTGQNAADVAKAYFAVGSALDITWYLQQISALPVENNWQALAREAFRDDIDWQQRAITISVLQDGDATQDVETRLALWLEQHHEMVERWRAMLVDIRAASGTDYAMYAVANRELLDLALSGQAVVTAN, via the coding sequence ATGGCGTTCTTCACCGCAGCCAGCAAAGCCGACTTCCAGCATCAACTGCAAGCGGCACTGGCGCAGCACATCAGTGAACAGGCACTGCCACAAGTGGCGCTGTTCGCTGAACAATTCTTCGGCATCATTTCCCTCGATGAACTCACCCAGCGCCGGTTGTCCGACCTCGCCGGCTGCACGCTGTCCGCCTGGCGCCTGCTTGAGCGCTTTGACCACGCGCAACCGCAGGTGCGCGTCTACAACCCCGATTACGAACGCCACGGCTGGCAGTCGACCCACACCGCCGTCGAAGTGCTGCACCATGACTTGCCGTTCCTGGTGGATTCGGTCCGCACCGAGCTGAACCGTCGCGGCTACAGCATCCATACCCTGCAAACCACCGTCCTGAGCGTGCGTCGCGGCAGCAAGGGCGAGTTGCTGGAGATCCTGCCGAAGGGCACCCAGGGCGACGACGTGCTGCAAGAGTCGCTGATGTATCTGGAGATCGACCGCTGCGCCAACGCCGCCGAACTCAACGTCCTGAGCAAGGAACTTGAGCAGGTGTTGGGCGAAGTGCGCGTCGCCGTGGCCGATTTCGAGCCAATGAAGGCCAAGGTCCAGGAAATCCTCGCGAGCCTGGACAACAGTGCCTACGCCACCGACGCCGATGAAAAAGCCGAAATCAAGAGCTTCCTGGAATGGCTGGTGGGTAACCACTTTACGTTCCTGGGCTACGAAGAGTTCGTGGTCCGTGATGAAGCCGATGGCGGTCACATCGAGTACGACTCCGAGTCCTTCCTCGGCCTGACCAAATTGCTGCGCGCCGGCCTGACCGCCGAAGACCTGCGCATCGAAGACTACGCCGTCAATTACCTGCGCGAACCGACTGTGTTGTCGTTCGCCAAGGCCGCGCACCCGAGCCGTGTCCACCGCCCGGCCTATCCGGATTATGTCTCGATCCGTCAAATCGACGCCGACGGCAAGGTCATCAAGGAATGCCGTTTCATGGGCCTGTACACCTCTTCGGTGTATGGCGAGAGCGTGCGGGTCATCCCGTACATCCGTCGCAAGGTCGCGGAAATCGAACGTCGCTCCGGTTTCCAGGCCAAGGCGCACCTGGGCAAGGAACTGGCCCAGGTGGTTGAAGTGCTGCCTCGCGACGACTTGTTCCAGACCCCGGTGGACGAGCTGTTCAGCACCGTCATGTCCATCGTGCAGATCCAGGAACGCAACAAGATCCGCGTATTCCTGCGCAAAGACCCATACGGCCGTTTCTGCTACTGCCTGGCCTACGTGCCGCGCGATATCTATTCCACCGAAGTGCGCCAGAAGATCCAGCAGGTGCTGATGGAGCGCCTGAAAGCGTCGGATTGCGAGTTCTGGACCTTCTTCTCCGAATCCGTACTGGCCCGTGTGCAGTTGATCCTGCGGGTGGACCCGAAGAACCGCATCGACATCGACCCGTTGCTACTGGAAAAAGAAGTCGTACAGGCCTGCCGCAGCTGGAAGGACGACTATGCCAGCCTGGTCATCGAGAGCTTCGGCGAAGCCCAGGGCACCAACGTGCTGTCGGACTTCCCGAAAGGCTTCCCGGCCGGCTACCGCGAGCGCTTTGCCGCGCACTCGGCCGTGGTCGACATGCAGCACCTGTTGAGCCTGAACGAAAAGAACCCGCTGGTGATGAGCTTCTACCAGCCGCTGGGCCAGGTGTCCGGCCAGCGCGAGCTGCACTGCAAGCTGTATCACGCCGACACGCCGCTGGCGCTGTCCGACGTGCTGCCTATCCTGGAGAACCTCGGCCTGCGGGTGCTGGGTGAATTCCCGTACCGCCTGCGCCACACCAATGGCCGCGAATTCTGGATTCATGACTTTGCCTTCACCGCCGCCGAAGGCCTGGACCTCGATATCCAGCAACTCAACGACACCTTGCAGGACGCGTTCGTCCACATCGTGCGCGGCGATGCCGAGAACGACGCGTTCAACCGCCTGGTGCTGACCGCCGGCCTGCCGTGGCGCGACGTGGCGTTGCTGCGTGCCTACGCCCGTTACCTGAAGCAGATCCGCCTGGGCTTCGACCTCGGCTATATCGCCAGCACCCTGAACAACCACACCGACATCGCACGCGAGTTGACCCGGTTGTTCAAGACCCGCTTCTACCTGGCGCGCAAGTTGACCGGCGACGACCTGGAAGACAAACAGCTGCGTCTGGAGCAGGCGATCCTGTCGGCCCTGGATGACGTCCAGGTGCTCAACGAAGACCGCATCCTGCGTCGCTACCTTGACCTGATCAAGGCGACCCTGCGGACCAACTTCTACCAGACCGACGCCAACGGCCAGAACAAGTCCTACTTCAGCTTCAAGTTCAACCCGCACCTGATTCCGGAACTGCCGAAGCCGGTGCCGAAATTCGAAATCTTCGTCTACTCGCCACGGGTCGAAGGCGTGCACCTGCGCTTCGGCAACGTTGCCCGTGGCGGCCTGCGCTGGTCCGATCGTGAAGAAGACTACCGCACCGAAGTGCTGGGCCTGGTAAAAGCCCAGCAGGTGAAGAACTCGGTAATCGTGCCGGTGGGCGCCAAGGGCGGTTTCCTGCCACGTCGCCTGCCGTTGGGCGGCAGCCGGGACGAGATCGCGGCCGAGGGCATCGCCTGCTACCGCATCTTCATTTCGGGCCTGTTGGACATCACCGACAACCTGAAGGACGGCGCGCTGGTACCGCCGGCCAACGTCGTGCGTCATGACGACGATGACCCGTACCTGGTGGTCGCGGCGGACAAGGGCACTGCGACCTTCTCCGACATCGCCAACGGTATCGCCATCGACTACGGCTTCTGGCTGGGCGATGCGTTCGCCTCCGGCGGCTCGGCCGGCTACGACCACAAGAAAATGGGCATCACCGCCAAGGGCGCGTGGGTCGGCGTGCAGCGCCACTTCCGCGAGCGCGGCATCAACGTCCAGCAAGACAGCATCACCGTGGTGGGCGTTGGCGACATGGCAGGCGACGTGTTCGGCAACGGCTTGTTGATGTCCGACAAGCTGCAACTGGTCGCGGCCTTCAACCACTTGCACATCTTCGTCGACCCGAACCCGGAGCCGGCCAGCAGCTTCGCCGAGCGCAAGCGCCTGTTCGACCTGCCGCGTTCGGCCTGGACCGACTACGACGCCAGCATCATGTCCGAAGGCGGCGGTATCTTCTCGCGCAGCGCGAAGAGCATCGCGATTTCGCCGCAGATGAAAGAGCGCTTCGACATCAAGGCTGACAAGCTGACCCCGACCGAACTGCTGAACGCCTTGCTCAAGGCACCGGTAGACCTGTTGTGGAACGGCGGTATCGGTACCTACGTTAAGGCGAGCACCGAAAGCCACGCCGATGTCGGCGACAAGGCCAACGATGCGCTGCGCGTGAACGGCAACGAACTGCGCTGCAAAGTCGTGGGCGAGGGCGGTAACCTGGGCATGACCCAACTGGGTCGCGTCGAGTTCGGCCTGCATGGCGGCGCCACCAACACCGACTTCATCGACAACGCCGGTGGCGTGGACTGCTCCGACCATGAAGTGAACATCAAGATCCTGCTCAACGAAGTGGTGCAGGCCGGCGACATGACCGACAAGCAGCGCAACCAGTTGCTGGCGAGCATGACCGACGAAGTCGGTGGCCTGGTGTTGGGCAACAACTATAAGCAGACCCAGGCCTTGTCCCTGGCGGCCCGTCGCGCCTTCGTGCGGATCGCCGAATACAAGCGCCTGATGAACGACCTGGAAGCCCGTGGCAAGCTGGACCGCGCCATCGAGTTCCTGCCGACCGAAGAACAGCTGGCCGAACGTGTCGCGGCGGGCCACGGCCTGACCCGTGCCGAGCTGTCGGTGCTGATCTCCTACAGCAAGATCGACCTCAAGGAATCGCTGCTCAATTCCTTGGTGCCGGACGACGATTACCTGACCCGTGACATGGAGACCGCATTCCCACCGACCCTGGTGAGCAAGTTCTCCGAAGCCATGCGTCGCCATCGCCTGAAACGCGAGATCGTCAGCACCCAGATCGCCAACGACCTGGTCAACCACATGGGCATTACCTTCGTCCAACGGTTGAAAGAGTCGACAGGCATGAGCCCGGCGAACGTGGCCGGTGCCTATGTGATCGTTCGGGACATCTTCCATCTCCCGCATTGGTTCCGTCAGATCGAAGCCTTGGACCACCAGGTCTCGGCCGACGTGCAACTGGAGCTGATGGACGAGCTGATGCGCCTGGGCCGTCGCGCCACGCGCTGGTTCCTGCGCAGCCGCCGCAACGAGCAGAACGCTGCCCGTGACGTCGCTCACTTCGGTCCGCACCTGGCGGCGTTGGGTCTCAAGCTCGACGAATTGCTGGAAGGCCCGACCCGTGAAGGCTGGCAGACCCGCTACCAGGCCTACGTGGCCGCTGGCGTGCCGGAGTTGCTGGCACGCATGGTTGCCGGCACCTCGCATCTGTACACCTTGTTGCCAATCATCGAGGCTGCCGACGTTACCGGCCAGAACGCCGCCGATGTGGCCAAGGCTTACTTCGCCGTGGGCAGCGCCCTGGACATCACCTGGTACCTGCAACAGATCAGCGCACTGCCAGTGGAAAACAACTGGCAGGCCCTGGCCCGTGAAGCCTTCCGCGATGACATCGACTGGCAGCAACGGGCGATCACTATCTCGGTCCTGCAGGACGGCGACGCGACCCAGGACGTCGAAACCCGCCTGGCGCTGTGGCTTGAGCAGCATCACGAAATGGTCGAGCGCTGGCGCGCCATGCTGGTGGACATCCGTGCCGCCAGTGGCACTGACTACGCCATGTACGCGGTTGCCAACCGCGAGCTGCTGGACCTGGCACTGAGTGGTCAGGCGGTCGTCACGGCCAACTGA